Proteins from a genomic interval of Streptococcus oralis:
- a CDS encoding response regulator transcription factor, with protein sequence MEIMRQYRILVVDDDQSILKLVKNVLELDAYDVTTLDRIEDLELTYFVGYDLILLDVMMEPVNGFELCSYIRPHLSCPIIFLTAKELEADKVEGLFRGADDYIVKPFGTKELLARVRAHLRREERREERYSEIVSCQFYPERYEVACFSKVLKFSEREFKLLHLLASNPKQTFSAERLHTLLYPESSETQLRSISEYVYQIRQKCKQEGLQAIATVRGVGYRWQLEPVISKA encoded by the coding sequence ATGGAAATCATGAGACAGTATCGTATTTTGGTGGTTGATGACGACCAGAGCATTTTGAAGCTGGTGAAAAACGTCCTAGAGCTAGATGCTTATGATGTGACGACGCTTGATCGGATAGAAGACCTAGAGCTGACGTATTTTGTCGGATATGACTTGATTCTGCTGGATGTGATGATGGAGCCTGTTAATGGTTTTGAGCTGTGTTCCTACATTCGTCCTCATCTTTCGTGTCCAATCATCTTTCTGACGGCTAAGGAATTGGAGGCGGACAAAGTGGAAGGGCTCTTTCGCGGAGCAGATGACTATATTGTCAAGCCTTTTGGAACCAAAGAATTGCTGGCGCGCGTCAGAGCTCATCTTCGGCGGGAGGAAAGACGTGAGGAGCGATATTCTGAAATTGTTTCTTGCCAATTTTATCCAGAGCGCTACGAAGTTGCCTGTTTTAGTAAAGTCTTGAAATTTTCAGAGCGGGAGTTTAAGCTGCTACATTTACTAGCTAGCAATCCCAAGCAGACCTTTTCAGCTGAACGTCTTCATACCTTGCTTTATCCAGAAAGCTCAGAAACACAGCTTCGTTCCATCTCAGAATACGTATATCAGATTCGTCAAAAATGCAAACAAGAAGGGCTGCAAGCAATCGCAACTGTGAGAGGAGTAGGCTATAGATGGCAATTAGAACCCGTAATTTCAAAAGCCTAG
- a CDS encoding ABC transporter permease → MKETMSLLHSEWLKIRSIKAFKVSVAFMLLLVPVVSWLEGRQYLSIGLDATPETVPNLINAIDPLEYLGLNGASMAVMVLVILAGILGAMEFQSHSLRTSLLTCNNRLKLLVGKLMTFACFSLATSFLSIYFSYMVMHLALGKEGLDPILLNQAAWSLILWKTLSLTLLGILSFLLGLLARTMLVPLLFLVPQIYNLGNYLAAHTSWGAYLPQPAGELFAATPTSQYANNPLQGLLILGAWLLVIGGMASLRFLKTDLGGHY, encoded by the coding sequence ATGAAAGAAACGATGTCTTTATTGCATTCAGAATGGTTGAAAATCCGATCAATCAAGGCTTTCAAAGTGAGTGTGGCCTTCATGCTACTATTGGTGCCTGTCGTATCCTGGTTGGAGGGCCGACAGTATCTGTCTATCGGCTTGGATGCTACACCTGAGACGGTTCCTAATCTGATAAACGCCATTGATCCGCTGGAATATCTAGGTCTCAACGGGGCTTCTATGGCGGTCATGGTTTTGGTCATTTTAGCTGGAATTTTGGGAGCTATGGAATTTCAGTCTCATAGCTTGAGAACCAGTCTCTTGACCTGTAATAACCGCCTGAAGTTGCTTGTGGGGAAACTCATGACCTTTGCTTGCTTTTCTCTTGCCACTAGCTTTTTATCAATCTACTTTAGTTATATGGTCATGCATCTGGCTTTAGGAAAGGAAGGGCTTGATCCGATTTTGCTCAATCAGGCAGCTTGGAGTTTGATTTTGTGGAAAACCTTATCTCTAACCTTATTAGGAATCCTTTCATTTTTGTTAGGTTTATTGGCTCGGACCATGCTAGTTCCTCTGCTTTTTCTCGTACCCCAAATCTATAATTTAGGAAACTACCTAGCTGCTCACACGAGTTGGGGAGCTTATTTGCCACAGCCAGCAGGAGAGTTGTTTGCTGCAACGCCAACTTCCCAATATGCTAACAATCCCTTGCAAGGGCTGTTGATACTTGGTGCATGGTTGCTAGTCATCGGCGGTATGGCTTCTCTGCGCTTTTTGAAGACGGATTTAGGAGGGCACTACTGA
- a CDS encoding DUF1846 domain-containing protein, producing the protein MKKQAFSSEQYLNLQRDHILERINQFDGKLYLEFGGKMLEDFHAARVLPGYEPDNKIKLLQELKEQVEVVIAINASNIEHSKARGDLGISYDQEVLRLIDKFNELGIFVGSVVITQYAGQPAADAFRNQLDKNGIDSYLHYPIKGYPTDMDHIISPEGMGKNDYIKTSRNLIVVTAPGPGSGKLATCMSNMYHDQLNGIKSGYAKFETFPVWNLPLHHPVNLAYEAATADLDDVNMIDPFHLQTYGETTVNYNRDIEIFPVLKRMLERILGESPYASPTDMGVNMVGFAITDDEAAVEASKQEIIRRYYQTVLDFKAEKVGESAVKKIELLMNDLGITPADRQVAVAARQKAEETGGPALALELPSGDIVTGKNSELFGPTAAALINAIKKSADIAKEVKLIEPEVVKPIQGLKINHLGSRNPRLHSNEILIALAITAMENPDAARAMEELGNLKGSEAHSTIILTDEDKNVLRKLGINVTFDPYYQYDRLYRK; encoded by the coding sequence ATGAAAAAACAAGCTTTTAGTTCTGAACAATATCTGAATCTACAGCGCGACCACATTTTGGAGCGCATTAACCAATTTGACGGCAAGCTCTATTTGGAGTTTGGTGGCAAAATGTTAGAAGATTTCCACGCTGCTCGTGTACTTCCTGGTTATGAGCCTGACAATAAAATCAAGCTCTTGCAAGAATTGAAAGAGCAGGTTGAGGTTGTTATTGCCATTAATGCTAGCAACATCGAACATTCCAAAGCACGTGGCGACCTAGGCATTTCTTATGACCAAGAAGTTCTTCGTTTGATTGACAAATTCAATGAGCTGGGAATTTTTGTTGGTTCGGTTGTCATCACACAATACGCTGGCCAACCCGCTGCAGATGCCTTCCGCAACCAGTTAGATAAAAACGGGATTGATTCCTATCTTCATTATCCGATCAAAGGATACCCGACTGATATGGACCACATCATTTCTCCAGAGGGTATGGGGAAAAACGACTACATCAAAACCAGTCGCAACTTGATTGTCGTAACCGCTCCTGGACCTGGTTCTGGAAAATTGGCAACTTGTATGTCAAACATGTACCATGACCAACTCAATGGCATCAAGTCTGGTTACGCTAAATTTGAAACCTTCCCAGTTTGGAACCTTCCCCTTCATCATCCGGTCAACTTGGCCTATGAGGCTGCCACAGCAGACCTTGACGATGTCAACATGATTGACCCCTTCCATCTCCAAACCTACGGAGAAACCACTGTCAATTACAACCGTGATATCGAAATCTTCCCAGTACTCAAACGTATGTTGGAACGTATTCTCGGTGAATCTCCATACGCTTCACCAACAGACATGGGTGTCAACATGGTTGGCTTCGCTATTACAGATGATGAAGCTGCTGTCGAAGCTTCTAAACAAGAAATCATCCGCCGTTACTATCAAACAGTTCTTGACTTCAAGGCTGAAAAAGTCGGGGAATCTGCTGTCAAGAAAATCGAGTTGCTCATGAACGACCTCGGTATCACACCTGCAGACCGTCAGGTTGCTGTCGCTGCACGTCAAAAAGCTGAAGAAACCGGCGGGCCTGCCCTTGCTCTCGAATTGCCATCTGGTGACATTGTCACTGGTAAAAACTCAGAGCTCTTTGGTCCTACAGCCGCTGCCTTGATCAATGCGATTAAGAAATCAGCTGATATCGCTAAAGAAGTAAAACTAATCGAGCCTGAAGTTGTCAAACCAATCCAAGGCCTTAAAATCAACCATCTCGGTAGTCGCAATCCACGCCTGCATTCAAATGAAATCCTGATTGCCCTTGCAATCACAGCTATGGAAAATCCTGATGCTGCGCGTGCCATGGAAGAACTTGGTAACCTCAAAGGTAGCGAAGCACACTCTACCATCATCTTGACCGATGAAGACAAGAATGTCCTTCGCAAACTAGGCATCAACGTAACCTTTGACCCATACTACCAATACGACCGCTTGTATCGGAAGTAA
- a CDS encoding S-ribosylhomocysteine lyase, with protein MSKEVIVESFELDHTIVKAPYVRLIGEETGPKGDIISNFDIRLVQPNEDSIPTAGLHTIEHLLAKLIRTRIDGMIDCSPFGCRTGFHMIMWGRHASAEIAAVIKDSLKEIAETTTWEDVPGTTIESCGNYKDHSLFSAKEWAKLILEQGISDDAFERHVI; from the coding sequence ATGTCAAAAGAAGTTATTGTTGAAAGTTTTGAGCTTGACCACACTATCGTTAAAGCACCCTATGTTCGCTTGATTGGGGAAGAAACAGGGCCAAAGGGAGATATCATCTCCAACTTTGATATTCGCTTGGTGCAGCCAAACGAAGACTCTATCCCTACTGCTGGCCTTCACACTATCGAGCACCTCTTGGCCAAACTTATCCGTACCCGCATTGACGGAATGATTGACTGTTCACCATTTGGTTGCCGTACAGGCTTCCACATGATTATGTGGGGACGCCATGCTAGCGCCGAGATTGCAGCTGTTATCAAGGATTCGCTCAAGGAAATCGCTGAAACTACTACTTGGGAAGATGTCCCAGGAACAACCATCGAATCTTGCGGAAACTACAAGGACCACAGCCTCTTTTCTGCTAAGGAATGGGCGAAGCTCATCCTGGAACAAGGAATCTCAGATGATGCCTTTGAGCGTCATGTCATCTAA
- a CDS encoding sensor histidine kinase yields the protein MAIRTRNFKSLVWTTSLKIVFFHVLIFVLIGYEFTQGSNHVLFTLFFWAGSLLLITFYHILKLLRKIDREIKMLTSKKLLEENQSQLFRIEEMLEVYSDLRSSHQENARLLEKEQQHNQELILQLSATSHDLKTPLTVIKGNAELLEMAQLGQPQADYAAEILQASYKMEEYCGSLIDYAKAFQIDSNQFSQLSLEDFLAYLQDDWALFSKQESYRFYLQEDCDLSLILSIHLDYLKRALLNILLNALEHADQDQKEVKLTVSVQQDQLVFAIWNNGPSFSEEMLLGAERLFYQSDQSRNSANPHHGIGLAFSKQVALLHGGCLTLLNPEQGGACVELTISLK from the coding sequence ATGGCAATTAGAACCCGTAATTTCAAAAGCCTAGTCTGGACAACCAGTTTAAAAATCGTCTTTTTCCATGTTTTGATTTTTGTGCTTATAGGTTATGAATTTACGCAAGGAAGTAATCACGTTCTTTTCACCTTGTTCTTTTGGGCAGGGAGCTTGCTGCTGATTACTTTTTATCATATTTTGAAATTGCTCCGAAAAATCGACAGGGAAATAAAAATGCTAACGAGCAAGAAGCTTTTAGAAGAAAATCAAAGCCAGCTTTTTAGGATCGAGGAAATGCTCGAAGTCTATAGCGATTTACGGAGCAGCCACCAAGAAAATGCTCGTCTTCTAGAAAAAGAGCAGCAGCATAATCAGGAGTTAATTTTACAGCTATCAGCGACATCGCACGATTTGAAGACGCCCCTAACTGTAATTAAGGGTAATGCTGAGCTCTTGGAAATGGCGCAGTTAGGCCAGCCACAGGCAGACTATGCTGCTGAGATTTTGCAGGCTAGTTACAAGATGGAAGAATATTGTGGCTCTCTTATTGATTACGCTAAGGCTTTTCAGATTGATTCTAATCAGTTCAGTCAGCTTTCCTTAGAGGACTTTTTGGCCTATCTCCAGGACGATTGGGCACTGTTCAGTAAACAGGAAAGCTATCGTTTTTATCTCCAAGAAGATTGTGATCTTAGTCTGATTTTGTCGATTCATTTGGACTATCTTAAACGGGCTTTGCTCAATATTTTACTGAATGCGCTTGAACATGCAGACCAGGATCAAAAGGAAGTCAAGCTAACGGTATCAGTGCAGCAGGACCAGTTGGTTTTTGCTATCTGGAACAACGGCCCTTCATTTTCAGAGGAGATGCTGCTGGGAGCGGAACGGCTCTTTTACCAGAGTGACCAAAGCCGCAATTCAGCTAATCCCCATCATGGTATCGGCTTAGCCTTTTCTAAGCAGGTCGCTCTCTTGCATGGTGGTTGTCTAACCCTGCTCAATCCAGAGCAAGGAGGAGCTTGTGTTGAGTTGACAATTTCATTGAAATAA
- a CDS encoding lantibiotic ABC transporter permease, with the protein MIKALLRSEWIKFRSYYLALGAALVALVAVPFFLMNLDYSQTAVGQTKALSEVLHALYLAQPVIVIFTSLYFAQEFVKSGMRTNFLTVSNRKAWLAGKFLFLDLLLLVLYSVMIGSCFLVMLARFDLSFSWSLLEKFLYYSSFGLLSNIFLAFLTAGLALLFQSWVVPVSVLFPLLVGLSRLLATFIKEAKYLPDLATLNLFEYEGLQHSIDLSGLGIQLLWLALVWSSAIFLTLKRDVR; encoded by the coding sequence ATGATAAAAGCTCTGCTTAGAAGTGAATGGATTAAGTTCCGTTCTTACTATCTCGCTCTTGGTGCAGCCTTAGTGGCTCTGGTAGCTGTTCCATTTTTTCTGATGAATCTTGACTACAGTCAGACAGCAGTTGGTCAGACGAAGGCTCTGAGCGAGGTTTTGCATGCCCTCTATCTGGCGCAGCCTGTCATCGTCATCTTTACTTCTCTCTATTTTGCCCAGGAGTTTGTCAAGTCTGGGATGCGAACGAATTTTCTAACCGTATCAAATAGAAAGGCTTGGTTGGCTGGGAAATTCCTTTTTCTGGACTTGCTGCTCTTGGTTCTCTACAGTGTCATGATAGGCAGCTGTTTCCTTGTTATGCTGGCTCGTTTTGACCTAAGCTTTAGCTGGTCCTTACTAGAGAAATTCCTCTATTACAGCTCTTTTGGTCTTCTCAGCAATATTTTTCTGGCTTTTTTAACTGCTGGCCTCGCTTTGCTATTTCAATCTTGGGTTGTGCCGGTGTCGGTGCTCTTTCCTCTCTTGGTTGGCCTCAGCCGTTTATTGGCGACTTTCATCAAAGAAGCAAAATACCTGCCCGATCTGGCTACGCTAAATCTTTTTGAGTATGAAGGACTTCAGCATTCAATAGATCTCTCAGGGCTGGGAATACAGCTGTTATGGTTAGCTTTGGTTTGGAGCTCTGCTATATTCTTAACCTTGAAACGAGATGTTCGCTAG
- a CDS encoding ABC transporter ATP-binding protein — protein sequence MEHMVKIEGVCKKHGSKQILEDISFTARSGRITAFLGPNGAGKSSTLRILLGLDWATAGTATFDGQTYQSMTYPLRTVGAAFDGIGGLPNRKVYDHLRIIAASNAIPKSRIDEVLEMTGIAHKRKDLLSSLSLGEGQRLGLAAALLGDPQFLILDEPTNGLDPSGIKWFRKFIRQQADLGKTVLLSSHILSEVQMVTDDVVLIHHGRIIEQGRLEEVLQDSDSLEDLFFDLTEEV from the coding sequence ATGGAACATATGGTGAAAATAGAAGGCGTCTGCAAAAAGCATGGCAGCAAGCAGATTTTAGAAGATATTTCTTTTACAGCTAGAAGCGGTCGGATTACAGCTTTTCTAGGCCCAAATGGTGCAGGAAAAAGTTCGACCTTGAGGATTCTCTTGGGATTAGATTGGGCGACAGCAGGGACTGCAACTTTTGATGGGCAAACCTATCAATCAATGACCTATCCGCTCAGAACGGTAGGTGCAGCCTTTGATGGCATTGGCGGTCTGCCAAATCGAAAGGTCTATGACCACTTGAGGATTATTGCGGCGAGTAATGCTATTCCCAAGTCTCGGATCGATGAGGTTTTGGAGATGACGGGAATCGCTCATAAGAGGAAGGACCTCTTGTCAAGTCTGTCTCTGGGGGAAGGTCAACGCTTGGGTTTGGCAGCAGCTTTGCTGGGTGATCCTCAGTTTCTTATATTAGATGAGCCGACTAATGGGCTGGATCCAAGTGGGATTAAGTGGTTTAGAAAGTTTATCCGTCAGCAGGCTGATTTAGGGAAAACGGTACTTCTATCTTCCCATATCCTATCAGAGGTGCAAATGGTGACAGATGATGTAGTCTTGATTCATCATGGGCGAATTATTGAGCAAGGACGATTGGAAGAGGTGCTGCAAGATTCAGACAGTCTAGAAGATCTCTTCTTTGATTTGACAGAGGAGGTTTAA